In Actinomadura citrea, a single window of DNA contains:
- a CDS encoding lipase family protein, translated as MTNTMTRLTAGMLAAAAITAAGVAAASAGAFERPASDRKAGAVAQQSAARGHLVSATHLTTMSADKVRTWLASDDFDTASVRHGVDTYRLVYRTVDTRGRATTATGLVALPRSRDRRLATVSYTHGTMSYKPDAPSKAKDVWGPGAAVTYAAAGFAAVAPDYLGLGEGPGVHPWKDVPSETSASLDMLRAARHFAPRAGRALDGRVFVTGFSQGASSALGLARVLQGGADPHFRLRAVAPISGGYDFRGAELPALLSGELPAKLSVVYTSYLLTSWNRIHGGIYTTPSELFRKPYADRVEKYFDGTTPGAVMFDGLPNKLSDLLTPRGLAVLRHPSGTFAEALRVDAEVCTAWTPRIPVRLYKMAGDEQAVTANTDHCAAEFRDRGVTVPVVELGDRLYGGSRHLGSNLAGTARIVRWFGELS; from the coding sequence ATGACGAACACCATGACCCGCCTGACCGCCGGGATGCTCGCCGCCGCCGCGATCACGGCCGCCGGCGTCGCCGCCGCGTCCGCCGGGGCGTTCGAGCGCCCGGCCTCCGATCGCAAGGCGGGGGCCGTCGCTCAGCAGAGCGCCGCACGCGGACATCTGGTCTCCGCGACCCACCTCACCACCATGTCCGCGGACAAGGTCCGTACCTGGCTGGCGTCCGATGACTTCGACACCGCGTCCGTCCGCCACGGCGTGGACACCTACCGGCTCGTCTACCGGACGGTCGACACCCGGGGCCGCGCGACGACCGCCACGGGTCTGGTCGCGCTGCCTCGCAGCCGGGACCGCCGCCTCGCCACGGTCTCCTACACGCACGGCACCATGAGCTACAAGCCGGACGCCCCCTCGAAGGCGAAGGACGTCTGGGGCCCCGGCGCGGCCGTCACCTATGCCGCGGCCGGGTTCGCGGCGGTCGCGCCCGACTACCTCGGCCTGGGCGAGGGGCCGGGCGTCCATCCCTGGAAGGACGTGCCGTCGGAGACGAGCGCGTCACTCGACATGCTCCGCGCCGCGCGCCACTTCGCCCCGCGCGCGGGCCGCGCCCTGGACGGCCGGGTCTTCGTCACCGGCTTCTCGCAGGGCGCGTCGTCCGCCCTCGGGCTGGCGCGGGTGCTGCAGGGCGGCGCCGACCCGCACTTCCGCCTCCGCGCAGTGGCCCCGATCAGCGGCGGGTACGACTTCCGGGGCGCGGAACTGCCCGCCCTGCTGAGCGGGGAGCTCCCTGCGAAGCTGTCGGTCGTCTACACGTCGTACCTGCTCACCTCCTGGAACCGCATTCACGGAGGCATCTACACGACCCCCTCGGAGCTGTTCCGCAAGCCCTACGCCGACCGCGTCGAGAAGTACTTCGACGGTACGACGCCCGGGGCCGTCATGTTCGACGGCCTGCCGAACAAGCTCAGCGATCTCCTCACTCCCCGTGGACTTGCGGTGCTGCGCCACCCGTCCGGCACGTTCGCCGAGGCCCTGCGCGTGGACGCGGAGGTCTGCACGGCCTGGACCCCGCGCATCCCGGTCCGCCTCTACAAGATGGCCGGGGACGAGCAGGCCGTCACCGCCAACACCGACCACTGCGCCGCGGAGTTCCGCGACCGCGGCGTCACCGTGCCCGTCGTCGAATTGGGCGACCGGCTCTACGGCGGCTCCCGCCACCTCGGATCCAACCTCGCGGGCACCGCCCGGATCGTCCGCTGGTTCGGCGAGCTCAGCTGA
- a CDS encoding MBL fold metallo-hydrolase, producing the protein MAGESAGPRVDHVVTSGTFSLDGGTWDVDNNVWIVGDDSEAIVIDAAHDAEAIAGALGGRRLVAIVSTHGHDDHIDAAPALRARTGAPVLLHPDDLMLWKQRHPDTSPDGELSDGQVITVAGTDLTVLHTPGHSPGTVCLHAPALATVFSGDTLFSGGPGATGRSFSHFPTIIASIRERLLTLPPETTVRTGHGESTTVGAEAPHLEEWIARGH; encoded by the coding sequence ATGGCCGGCGAATCCGCGGGACCGCGCGTCGACCACGTCGTCACCTCCGGCACGTTCTCGCTGGACGGCGGGACCTGGGACGTCGACAACAACGTCTGGATCGTCGGGGACGACAGCGAGGCGATCGTCATCGACGCCGCGCACGACGCCGAGGCGATCGCGGGGGCGCTCGGCGGCCGCCGGCTGGTGGCGATCGTGTCCACGCACGGGCACGACGACCACATCGACGCGGCGCCCGCCCTGCGGGCCCGCACGGGCGCGCCCGTCCTGCTGCACCCGGACGACCTGATGCTGTGGAAGCAGCGGCACCCGGACACCTCGCCCGACGGCGAGCTGTCCGACGGGCAGGTCATCACGGTCGCGGGCACCGACCTCACCGTCCTGCACACGCCCGGCCACAGCCCCGGCACGGTCTGCCTCCACGCGCCCGCCCTGGCGACGGTCTTCTCCGGCGACACCCTGTTCAGCGGCGGACCGGGCGCGACCGGCCGGTCGTTCTCCCACTTCCCGACGATCATCGCCTCGATCCGGGAGCGCCTGCTGACGCTGCCGCCGGAGACCACCGTCCGCACCGGACACGGCGAGTCCACCACCGTCGGCGCGGAGGCCCCGCATCTTGAGGAATGGATAGCCCGCGGCCACTGA
- a CDS encoding tetratricopeptide repeat protein has translation MIGDDPGVRPGSFWERLAPTDRQALRAMGRRTDIPPGGMLCHQGTVAPAVYVVFKASPRAASNAVAKEFVDSSDGDESIIDLFGAGDMVGVLGPWGHPQRATVAALDHVTALRVDRGKFRSLLAASPQVAEAMMHAVSESVTYGGRRHAVRAADHPQRLAYHLLELAYRFGEPAPGQGTRIPLRLSQAELANWAGISRETLVRWFRAWRAKGILDQRARPLTVLDVERLRRAASPWGDDWPAAETERSPEDALGQGAGIAAREPVRLGAPAGPPAVRLPADNPYFAGRVVSLGKLDLLVGQSVWPRAVVVQGMAGVGKTTLALHWAHRVVDRFPDGVLFADLRGTSRSPVTPAEAMGQVLRSAGVPGDQVPRTEAELAAQCRSLLGDRRMLLILDNAARPEQIRPLLAAMASGLVVVTSRRRLPALLEDADVRTLELREMATQEAVDLISNVLGAGDPRLREEDKAVERLARECGHLPLALGVMAGRLAENPGESIAGTVRELAARDVRDAAPYGPGLAGAGLGDGAAPGTSGTALLAVLSPTFDVAYRSLRRGQREAFRRLGLVTGPDFTPTALAALRDGTVGEARECLEGLRQAYLVHDVGPDRYRMHDLLRDFARERGLREDSDGELQAAQRRLLAGYLAEARHAGDAMAARSRPRAHPGEAQGRPSAAAERAAGLAWFEAERRNLVAAVHQAARLGLHRTCWELADALFDFQEFRRYSEDSIAVHQAGLHAARTEEDWAAAAVMLHNLAMAHFELGDSVQAIGYGEDARRGFRAADPPDRYGEAATLATLADVHVALGRYLTAIDHARRSLAVHGELQDDAGTAKGHDILARAYLGLGDYETALDHAAKALDVRRRTQDQPGVAETLLTVAQVHRRQGNVHGAVSHALEALAIRQELADMHGAAQALTELARMNAALGLRDLAQQDAEQALRTYRALGARHGEARALTTLGMLMCDATRFAEAFTYCGQALRLHRDTSDRHGEAEALAQIGIVHWRLGRYREAREHLLRALEIRREIGDQHGEANDLEHLSVVMRRLGRHQEAFVLGLEALDLWHRLGARGGMAGTLGSLARTYSRLGLPEDAERAARQALGFRESGGDWYGLGVGMDTLAAVLRRAGRPEEALERELEALRILGEVGDRHSEAVALVHLAAIHLDLGRAGEALATGRRALDLAAELGATREQAHALHGMARASQLTGEHARAVEHVTAEIAIRRETDDQRGLRRALELLRDSHLALGDQAAAADCLRRVRALDGLLAPERPLDV, from the coding sequence ATGATCGGCGACGACCCGGGCGTCCGGCCGGGCAGCTTCTGGGAGCGGCTGGCCCCCACCGACCGCCAGGCACTGCGCGCCATGGGCCGCCGCACCGACATCCCGCCCGGCGGCATGCTGTGCCACCAGGGGACGGTCGCGCCGGCCGTCTACGTCGTGTTCAAGGCGTCGCCGCGGGCCGCGAGCAACGCGGTGGCCAAGGAGTTCGTGGACTCCAGCGACGGCGACGAGTCGATCATCGACCTGTTCGGCGCGGGCGACATGGTCGGGGTCCTCGGTCCGTGGGGGCATCCGCAGCGCGCCACGGTCGCCGCGCTGGACCACGTCACGGCGCTGCGCGTGGACCGCGGCAAGTTCCGCAGCCTGCTGGCGGCGAGCCCGCAGGTCGCCGAGGCGATGATGCACGCCGTCTCCGAGAGCGTCACCTACGGCGGCCGCCGGCACGCGGTGCGGGCCGCCGACCATCCCCAGCGGCTCGCCTACCACCTGCTGGAGCTGGCGTACCGGTTCGGCGAGCCCGCCCCCGGGCAGGGCACGCGGATCCCCCTGCGGCTCAGCCAGGCGGAGCTGGCGAACTGGGCGGGGATCTCCCGCGAGACGCTGGTGCGCTGGTTCCGGGCGTGGCGGGCCAAGGGCATCCTGGACCAGCGGGCCCGCCCGCTGACGGTCCTCGACGTCGAACGGCTCCGCCGCGCCGCGAGCCCCTGGGGCGACGACTGGCCGGCCGCCGAGACCGAGCGCTCGCCCGAGGACGCGCTGGGGCAGGGCGCCGGGATCGCCGCGCGCGAACCGGTGCGCCTGGGAGCGCCGGCCGGGCCGCCCGCCGTACGCCTCCCCGCCGACAACCCCTACTTCGCCGGGCGCGTGGTCAGCCTCGGCAAGCTCGATCTGCTGGTCGGCCAGTCCGTGTGGCCGCGCGCCGTCGTGGTCCAGGGAATGGCGGGCGTCGGCAAGACCACGCTGGCGCTGCACTGGGCGCACCGGGTCGTCGACCGCTTCCCCGACGGCGTCCTGTTCGCCGACCTGCGCGGCACGTCCCGCAGCCCCGTCACCCCGGCGGAGGCGATGGGGCAGGTGCTGCGCTCGGCGGGCGTGCCCGGCGACCAGGTCCCGCGGACGGAGGCGGAGCTGGCGGCGCAGTGCCGGTCCCTGCTCGGCGACCGCCGGATGCTGCTGATCCTCGACAACGCCGCCCGGCCCGAGCAGATCAGGCCGCTGCTGGCGGCGATGGCCTCCGGGCTGGTGGTCGTGACGAGCCGCCGGCGGCTGCCGGCCCTGCTCGAAGACGCCGACGTCCGGACGCTGGAACTGCGGGAGATGGCGACGCAGGAGGCCGTGGACCTCATCTCCAACGTCCTCGGGGCGGGCGACCCCCGTCTCCGGGAGGAGGACAAGGCCGTCGAGCGGCTCGCCCGCGAGTGCGGCCACCTGCCGCTCGCCCTCGGCGTCATGGCCGGGCGGCTGGCCGAGAACCCCGGCGAGTCGATCGCCGGGACCGTCCGGGAGCTGGCCGCCCGGGACGTCCGGGACGCCGCGCCGTACGGGCCGGGCCTCGCGGGGGCGGGCCTGGGCGACGGCGCGGCGCCCGGCACGTCGGGGACGGCGCTGCTGGCCGTTCTCAGCCCGACGTTCGACGTCGCCTACCGGAGCCTGCGCCGCGGGCAGCGCGAGGCGTTCCGCAGGCTCGGCCTGGTCACCGGCCCCGACTTCACGCCCACCGCCCTCGCCGCCTTGCGCGACGGCACGGTCGGCGAGGCGCGCGAGTGCCTGGAGGGACTGCGCCAGGCGTACCTGGTGCACGACGTGGGGCCGGACCGCTACCGGATGCACGACCTGCTGCGCGACTTCGCCCGCGAACGGGGCCTGCGCGAGGACTCCGACGGCGAACTCCAGGCGGCGCAGCGGCGGTTGCTGGCCGGCTACCTCGCCGAGGCGCGCCACGCGGGGGACGCCATGGCGGCGCGGTCCCGTCCCAGGGCGCATCCGGGGGAGGCGCAGGGACGTCCGTCCGCCGCCGCCGAGCGCGCCGCCGGGCTCGCCTGGTTCGAGGCCGAGCGGCGCAACCTGGTCGCCGCGGTGCACCAGGCCGCCCGGCTCGGCCTGCACCGGACGTGCTGGGAGCTCGCCGACGCGCTGTTCGACTTCCAGGAGTTCCGCCGCTACAGCGAGGACAGCATCGCCGTCCACCAGGCGGGCCTGCACGCCGCCCGCACCGAGGAGGACTGGGCGGCCGCGGCCGTCATGCTCCACAACCTGGCGATGGCGCACTTCGAGCTGGGCGACTCCGTCCAGGCCATCGGATACGGGGAGGACGCGCGGCGCGGGTTCCGGGCCGCCGACCCGCCCGACCGCTACGGGGAGGCCGCCACCCTGGCCACCCTGGCCGACGTCCACGTGGCGCTGGGGCGCTACCTGACGGCGATCGACCACGCGCGGCGCTCCCTCGCCGTCCACGGGGAGCTGCAAGACGACGCGGGAACGGCCAAGGGCCACGACATCCTGGCCAGGGCATACCTGGGCCTCGGCGACTACGAGACGGCTCTGGACCACGCCGCCAAGGCGCTCGATGTCCGCCGCCGTACGCAAGACCAACCGGGAGTGGCCGAGACCCTGCTCACCGTGGCCCAGGTACACCGCCGCCAAGGGAACGTCCACGGCGCGGTCTCGCACGCTCTGGAGGCGCTCGCCATCCGGCAGGAACTCGCCGACATGCACGGCGCCGCGCAGGCGCTGACCGAGCTCGCGCGGATGAACGCCGCGCTCGGCCTGCGCGACCTGGCGCAACAGGACGCCGAGCAGGCGCTGCGCACCTACCGCGCCCTCGGCGCCCGCCACGGGGAGGCGCGGGCGCTGACCACGCTCGGCATGCTCATGTGCGACGCGACGCGGTTCGCCGAGGCGTTCACCTACTGCGGGCAGGCGCTGCGGCTGCACCGCGACACCAGCGACCGGCACGGCGAGGCCGAGGCGCTCGCCCAGATCGGGATCGTCCACTGGCGCCTCGGGCGGTACCGCGAGGCGCGCGAGCACCTCCTGCGCGCCCTGGAGATCCGCCGCGAGATCGGCGACCAGCACGGCGAGGCCAACGACCTGGAGCACCTGTCGGTGGTGATGCGGCGCCTCGGCCGCCACCAGGAGGCGTTCGTCCTCGGCCTGGAGGCCCTGGACCTGTGGCACCGGCTCGGCGCGCGGGGCGGGATGGCCGGCACGCTCGGCAGCCTGGCCCGCACGTACTCGCGGCTCGGCCTGCCCGAGGACGCCGAGCGCGCCGCCCGGCAGGCGCTGGGCTTCCGCGAGTCCGGCGGCGACTGGTACGGCCTCGGCGTCGGCATGGACACCCTCGCCGCCGTGCTGCGCCGCGCCGGCCGTCCCGAGGAGGCCCTGGAGCGGGAGCTGGAGGCGCTGCGCATCCTCGGCGAGGTCGGCGACCGGCACAGCGAGGCCGTCGCCCTGGTCCACCTCGCCGCCATCCACCTCGACCTCGGCCGCGCCGGCGAGGCACTCGCGACCGGGCGGCGCGCCCTCGACCTCGCCGCCGAGCTCGGCGCCACCCGCGAGCAGGCCCACGCCCTGCACGGCATGGCCCGCGCGTCCCAGCTGACCGGCGAGCACGCCCGCGCGGTGGAGCACGTCACCGCCGAGATCGCCATCCGCCGCGAGACCGACGACCAGCGGGGCCTGCGGCGGGCGCTGGAGCTGCTGCGCGACTCCCACCTGGCCCTCGGCGACCAGGCCGCGGCCGCGGACTGCCTCCGCCGCGTCCGCGCCCTGGACGGCCTGCTCGCCCCGGAAAGACCGCTCGACGTGTGA
- a CDS encoding GTPase domain-containing protein, which produces MLVAGLPGAGKSTLLNRLYGLRGDETSPVRAGDVRVIDSRQSRNWWARFLRPLPVRLRTPIVQSTHVWRIGRAIVAGHGVVAHTRGTWPHILHCFAWLAHRRGGRLHLILIDVAPETARAGQYARGRVVTSTAWARHCRRWRPLIARARGGAPLPPATGVTVLDRDAADKLQAIHFS; this is translated from the coding sequence GTGCTGGTCGCCGGCCTGCCCGGCGCCGGCAAGAGCACCCTGCTCAACCGCCTGTACGGGCTGCGCGGCGACGAGACGTCCCCGGTGCGCGCCGGGGACGTCCGGGTGATCGACTCCCGCCAGTCCCGCAACTGGTGGGCGCGCTTCCTCAGGCCGCTGCCCGTCCGGCTGCGGACCCCGATCGTCCAGTCCACCCACGTATGGCGCATCGGCCGCGCGATCGTCGCCGGGCACGGCGTCGTCGCCCACACCCGCGGCACCTGGCCGCACATCCTGCACTGCTTCGCCTGGCTGGCCCACCGCCGCGGCGGGCGGCTGCACCTGATCCTCATCGACGTCGCGCCGGAGACCGCCCGCGCCGGCCAGTACGCGCGCGGCCGCGTCGTCACCTCCACCGCGTGGGCCCGCCACTGCCGCCGCTGGCGCCCCCTGATCGCCCGGGCCCGCGGCGGCGCCCCCTTGCCGCCCGCCACCGGCGTCACCGTCCTCGACCGCGACGCCGCCGACAAGCTGCAGGCCATCCACTTCAGCTGA
- a CDS encoding S-(hydroxymethyl)mycothiol dehydrogenase, translating to MAQRVRGVVAPGKGQPVRIETIVVPDPGPGEAVVQVQACGVCHTDLHYREGGINDEFPFLLGHEAAGVVESVGEGVTEVAPGDFVVLNWRAVCGQCRACTRGRPWYCFDTHNAAQKMTLEDGTELSPALGIGAFADKTLVAAGQCTRVDPAARPEVAGLLGCGVMAGLGAAINTGGVGRGDSVAVIGCGGVGAAAVLGARLAGAARIIAVDLDERKLATASSLGATHTVNGAEKDVVATVRELTGGFGADVVIDAVGRPETYEQAFHARDLAGTVVLVGVPTPEMRLELPLLEVFGRGGSLKSSWYGDCLPSRDFPMLIDLYLQGRLDLDAFVSETIQLDGVEAAFAKMHRGDVLRSVVVL from the coding sequence ATGGCGCAGCGGGTACGCGGGGTCGTCGCACCCGGCAAGGGACAGCCGGTGCGGATCGAGACGATCGTCGTGCCGGACCCGGGTCCGGGTGAGGCGGTCGTGCAGGTCCAGGCGTGCGGGGTCTGCCACACCGACCTGCACTACCGCGAGGGCGGGATCAACGACGAGTTCCCGTTCCTGCTCGGGCACGAGGCCGCCGGGGTCGTGGAGTCGGTGGGCGAGGGTGTGACCGAGGTGGCGCCGGGCGACTTCGTGGTCCTGAACTGGCGTGCGGTGTGCGGGCAGTGCCGCGCCTGCACGCGCGGGCGCCCGTGGTACTGCTTCGACACCCACAACGCCGCCCAGAAGATGACCCTCGAGGACGGGACGGAGCTGTCGCCCGCGCTCGGCATCGGCGCGTTCGCCGACAAGACCCTGGTGGCGGCAGGGCAGTGCACCAGGGTCGACCCCGCGGCGCGGCCCGAGGTCGCCGGGCTGCTCGGCTGCGGGGTGATGGCGGGGCTCGGCGCGGCGATCAACACCGGCGGGGTCGGGCGCGGCGACTCGGTGGCGGTCATCGGCTGCGGCGGCGTCGGCGCGGCGGCCGTGCTGGGCGCCCGGCTGGCCGGGGCCGCCCGGATCATCGCCGTGGACCTGGACGAGCGCAAGCTCGCCACCGCGTCCTCCCTCGGCGCCACGCACACCGTGAACGGGGCGGAGAAGGACGTCGTCGCGACGGTGCGGGAGCTGACCGGCGGGTTCGGCGCGGACGTCGTCATCGACGCGGTCGGCCGTCCCGAGACCTACGAGCAGGCCTTCCACGCCCGCGACCTCGCCGGGACGGTGGTGCTGGTCGGGGTGCCGACCCCGGAGATGAGGCTGGAGCTGCCGCTGCTGGAGGTGTTCGGGCGGGGCGGGTCGCTGAAGTCGTCCTGGTACGGCGACTGCCTGCCCTCCCGCGACTTCCCCATGCTCATCGACCTCTACCTGCAGGGGCGCCTGGACCTGGACGCGTTCGTCTCCGAGACGATCCAGCTGGACGGCGTCGAGGCCGCGTTCGCCAAGATGCACCGGGGCGACGTGCTGCGCTCGGTGGTGGTGCTCTGA
- a CDS encoding MBL fold metallo-hydrolase, with amino-acid sequence MELPICVTCGVQYAGPRPDCPICEDERQYVGWEGQRWTTLEELRAGHRGRVAEEGPGVVGIGAEPSIAIGQRALLLRAPSGNVLWDMVTHIDDDLVRRVNDLGGVSAIAISHPHYYGTMIEWARAFDAPVHIHEADRRWVARPDDAVSFWSGDTLELADGLTLINAGVHFAGGQVLHWRDARALFSGDIVQVVNDRDWVSFMYSYPNYIPERPRVVRRALRLLEPYDFDRVYGAWWKKIVYSGGKDAVRRSAERYLSHALDDE; translated from the coding sequence ATGGAGCTTCCGATCTGCGTGACGTGCGGCGTCCAGTACGCCGGGCCCCGTCCGGACTGCCCGATCTGCGAGGACGAGCGGCAGTACGTCGGCTGGGAGGGCCAGCGGTGGACGACCCTGGAGGAACTGCGCGCCGGCCACCGTGGCCGTGTCGCCGAGGAGGGCCCGGGCGTCGTCGGGATCGGCGCCGAGCCGTCCATCGCCATCGGCCAGCGCGCCCTCCTCCTGCGCGCCCCGTCCGGCAACGTCCTGTGGGACATGGTCACCCACATCGACGACGACCTCGTCCGCCGCGTGAACGACCTCGGCGGCGTCTCCGCGATCGCGATCAGCCACCCGCACTACTACGGCACCATGATCGAGTGGGCGCGGGCGTTCGACGCCCCCGTCCACATCCACGAGGCCGACCGCCGGTGGGTGGCCCGCCCGGACGACGCGGTCTCCTTCTGGTCGGGCGACACCCTCGAACTGGCCGACGGCCTCACGCTGATCAACGCGGGCGTCCACTTCGCGGGCGGCCAGGTCCTGCACTGGCGCGACGCCCGCGCCCTCTTCTCCGGCGACATCGTGCAGGTCGTCAACGACCGCGACTGGGTGAGCTTCATGTACTCCTACCCGAACTACATCCCCGAGCGCCCCCGCGTGGTCCGCCGCGCCCTGCGCCTCCTGGAGCCCTACGACTTCGACCGCGTCTACGGCGCCTGGTGGAAGAAGATCGTCTACAGCGGCGGAAAGGACGCCGTCCGCCGCTCCGCGGAGCGCTACCTCTCGCACGCGCTCGACGACGAGTGA
- a CDS encoding Crp/Fnr family transcriptional regulator, which translates to MQTPRFWDALTPRAQEALRRAGAPVLIRPGAFLTREHTRAAQVFVLRSGAVKVWVDRDGETAILDVLGPGDLVGELEAVDGGARHANAEALTRVEALVLPAARFRGVLDAQPGSVWAVAAVLAERLRDANELRVAHFPDDPERRLAGRLLRLAARFGSPVKRERPDGVTEEGVLVQVPVTQQDLGRWAGMGRRKVAQILAAEPVRGCVTVARSAIAVRSADALHRLAGDDPP; encoded by the coding sequence ATGCAGACCCCCCGGTTCTGGGACGCGCTGACCCCCCGCGCCCAGGAGGCCCTGCGGCGGGCGGGCGCCCCGGTGCTGATCAGGCCCGGTGCGTTCCTGACGCGCGAGCACACCCGCGCCGCCCAGGTCTTCGTCCTGCGGTCCGGGGCGGTGAAGGTCTGGGTGGACCGGGACGGCGAGACCGCCATCCTCGACGTCCTCGGCCCCGGCGACCTGGTGGGGGAGCTGGAGGCGGTGGACGGCGGGGCCCGGCACGCCAACGCCGAGGCGCTGACGCGGGTCGAGGCCCTCGTCCTGCCCGCCGCGCGGTTCCGGGGCGTCCTGGACGCCCAGCCCGGCTCGGTGTGGGCCGTCGCCGCCGTCCTCGCCGAACGGCTCCGCGACGCCAACGAGCTGCGCGTCGCGCACTTCCCCGACGATCCCGAGCGCCGCCTCGCCGGCCGGCTCCTGCGCCTGGCGGCGCGGTTCGGCTCGCCGGTCAAGCGGGAGCGCCCGGACGGCGTGACCGAGGAGGGCGTCCTCGTCCAGGTCCCGGTCACCCAGCAGGATCTCGGCCGCTGGGCCGGCATGGGCCGCCGCAAGGTCGCCCAGATCCTGGCGGCCGAGCCGGTGCGCGGCTGCGTGACCGTCGCCCGGAGCGCGATCGCCGTCCGCTCCGCGGACGCCCTGCACCGGCTCGCGGGCGACGACCCTCCCTAG
- a CDS encoding MBL fold metallo-hydrolase — MTYTGNVEAGGRPDVRELPGLRVTKVSVGPYDNNAYLLRCTATGEQLLIDAANEAPRLLELIGDGPLARIVTTHRHEDHWMALSEVARATGAPVVAHPRDTAPLPEPVAEPVEHGDTVAVGQASLDVIHLRGHTPGSIALLYDAGGELADRPHLFTGDSLFPGGVGNTWGDPTRFRQLLSDVEERVFDRLPDATWFYPGHGKDSTLGRERPSIPEWRARGW, encoded by the coding sequence ATGACCTACACCGGTAACGTCGAGGCCGGCGGGCGTCCGGACGTCCGCGAGCTGCCCGGGCTGCGGGTGACGAAGGTCTCGGTCGGTCCGTACGACAACAACGCCTACCTGCTGCGGTGCACCGCGACCGGCGAGCAGTTGCTGATCGACGCGGCGAACGAGGCGCCCCGGCTGCTGGAGCTGATCGGCGACGGCCCCCTCGCGCGGATCGTCACCACGCACCGGCACGAGGACCACTGGATGGCGCTGAGCGAGGTGGCGCGGGCGACCGGCGCGCCGGTCGTCGCCCACCCGCGCGACACCGCCCCCCTCCCCGAGCCGGTCGCCGAGCCCGTGGAGCACGGCGACACCGTCGCGGTCGGGCAGGCGTCCCTCGACGTCATCCACCTGCGCGGCCACACGCCCGGCTCGATCGCGCTGCTGTACGACGCCGGCGGCGAGCTGGCCGACCGCCCGCACCTGTTCACCGGCGACAGCCTTTTCCCGGGCGGCGTCGGGAACACCTGGGGCGACCCGACACGGTTCCGGCAACTGCTCTCGGACGTGGAGGAGCGCGTCTTCGACCGCCTGCCCGACGCCACCTGGTTCTACCCGGGCCACGGCAAGGACTCGACGCTCGGCCGGGAGCGCCCCTCTATCCCGGAGTGGCGCGCCCGCGGCTGGTGA
- a CDS encoding maleylpyruvate isomerase family mycothiol-dependent enzyme — translation MDWRDVIDELDAGVERIAATLEGMSDLALRGASALPGWSRGHVATHIARNADSLWNLLEAARTGTEIPQYPSLERRNADVAAGAGRGRDELVADVRATQARFSEQARSLPESAGSAPVRAMMGWPHPAWYTVFRRWNEVEAHHVDLAAGYGPADWPEPYVRWSAAATLADMAALPDRLLGELAGLRITATDSGETAELGWTPGGPEASGSGRALLGWLSGRSDGAGVHLRPDGPLPAPPPWPHEPSRFSEESGR, via the coding sequence ATGGACTGGCGCGACGTGATCGACGAGCTGGACGCGGGCGTGGAGCGGATCGCCGCGACGCTGGAGGGGATGTCCGACCTGGCCCTGCGGGGCGCGTCCGCGCTGCCGGGGTGGAGCCGCGGGCACGTGGCGACGCACATCGCGCGCAACGCCGACTCCCTGTGGAACCTGCTCGAAGCGGCGCGAACGGGGACGGAGATCCCGCAGTACCCGAGCCTGGAGCGGCGCAACGCCGACGTCGCCGCGGGCGCGGGGCGCGGCCGGGACGAGCTGGTCGCGGACGTCCGGGCGACGCAGGCGCGCTTCTCCGAGCAGGCCCGGTCACTGCCCGAGAGCGCCGGCAGCGCGCCGGTGCGCGCGATGATGGGCTGGCCCCATCCGGCCTGGTACACGGTGTTCCGCCGCTGGAACGAGGTGGAGGCCCACCACGTCGACCTCGCCGCCGGGTACGGCCCCGCCGACTGGCCCGAGCCCTACGTCCGGTGGTCCGCGGCGGCCACGCTGGCGGACATGGCGGCGCTGCCGGACCGGCTCCTCGGGGAGCTGGCCGGGTTGCGGATCACCGCGACCGACTCCGGCGAGACCGCCGAGCTCGGCTGGACGCCCGGCGGCCCTGAGGCGTCCGGCTCCGGGCGGGCGCTGCTGGGCTGGCTGAGCGGACGGTCGGACGGAGCGGGCGTGCACCTCCGCCCGGACGGCCCACTGCCCGCGCCGCCGCCCTGGCCGCACGAGCCCTCCCGGTTCTCGGAGGAGTCGGGCCGGTGA